The Cronobacter sakazakii genome has a window encoding:
- the pflB gene encoding formate C-acetyltransferase, producing the protein MSELNEKLATAWEGFAKGDWQNEVNVRDFIQKNYTPYEGDESFLAGATEATTTLWDKVMEGVKLENRTHAPVDFDTSVASTITSHDAGYINKSLEKIVGLQTEAPLKRAIIPFGGIKMVEGSCKAYNRELDPQLKKIFTEYRKTHNQGVFDVYTKDILNCRKSGVLTGLPDAYGRGRIIGDYRRVALYGIDFLMKDKYAQFVSLQQDLENGVNLEATIRLREEIAEQHRALGQIKEMAAKYGCDISGPATNAQEAVQWTYFGYLAAVKSQNGAAMSFGRVSTFLDVYIERDLKAGKLTEQEAQELIDHLVMKLRMVRFLRTPEYDELFSGDPIWATESVGGMGVDGRTLVTKNSFRFLNTLYTMGPSPEPNITILWSEKLPLNFKKFAAKVSIDTSSLQYENDDLMRPDFNNDDYAIACCVSPMVVGKQMQFFGARANLAKTMLYAINGGVDEKLKMQVGPKSEPIKGDLLNFDEVMERMDHFMDWLAKQYVTALNIIHYMHDKYSYEASLMALHDRDVIRTMACGIAGLSVAADSLSAIKYAKVKPIRDEDGLAIDFEIEGEYPQFGNNDARVDDLAVDLVERFMKKIQKLKTYRNAIPTQSVLTITSNVVYGKKTGNTPDGRRAGAPFGPGANPMHGRDQKGAVASLTSVAKLPFAYAKDGISYTFSIVPNALGKDDEVRKTNLAGLMDGYFHHEASIEGGQHLNVNVMNREMLLDAMEHPEKYPQLTIRVSGYAVRFNSLTKEQQQDVITRTFTQTM; encoded by the coding sequence ATGTCCGAGCTTAATGAAAAGTTAGCCACAGCCTGGGAAGGTTTTGCGAAAGGCGACTGGCAGAATGAAGTCAACGTCCGCGACTTTATCCAGAAAAACTACACGCCATACGAGGGTGACGAGTCCTTCCTGGCTGGCGCAACTGAAGCCACCACTACCCTGTGGGACAAAGTTATGGAAGGCGTCAAACTGGAGAACCGCACTCATGCGCCAGTCGACTTCGACACTTCCGTAGCGTCCACCATCACCTCGCATGACGCAGGCTATATCAACAAGTCTCTTGAGAAAATTGTTGGCCTGCAGACTGAAGCTCCGCTGAAACGCGCCATTATCCCGTTTGGCGGCATCAAAATGGTTGAAGGTTCCTGCAAAGCGTACAACCGCGAGCTGGATCCGCAACTGAAAAAAATCTTCACCGAATACCGTAAAACCCACAACCAGGGCGTATTCGACGTTTACACCAAAGACATCCTGAACTGCCGTAAATCCGGCGTGCTGACCGGTCTGCCGGATGCTTACGGCCGTGGCCGTATTATCGGTGACTACCGCCGCGTTGCGCTGTACGGTATCGACTTCCTGATGAAAGACAAATATGCACAGTTTGTCTCTCTACAGCAGGATCTGGAAAATGGCGTAAACCTGGAAGCGACTATCCGTCTGCGTGAAGAAATTGCTGAACAGCACCGCGCTCTGGGCCAGATCAAAGAGATGGCAGCGAAATATGGCTGCGATATCTCCGGTCCGGCGACTAATGCGCAGGAAGCTGTACAGTGGACTTACTTCGGCTACCTGGCTGCGGTGAAATCCCAGAACGGTGCCGCGATGTCCTTTGGCCGCGTCTCCACCTTCCTTGACGTGTACATCGAACGCGACCTGAAAGCAGGCAAACTCACCGAGCAGGAAGCCCAGGAACTGATCGACCACCTGGTCATGAAACTGCGTATGGTGCGCTTCCTGCGTACGCCGGAATATGATGAGCTGTTCTCCGGCGACCCGATCTGGGCAACCGAATCCGTTGGCGGTATGGGCGTTGACGGCCGTACGCTGGTAACCAAAAACAGCTTCCGCTTCCTGAACACCCTCTACACCATGGGGCCGTCTCCGGAGCCGAACATCACGATTCTGTGGTCCGAAAAACTGCCGCTGAACTTCAAAAAATTCGCGGCGAAAGTTTCCATCGACACCTCTTCTCTGCAGTACGAGAACGATGACCTGATGCGTCCGGACTTCAACAACGACGACTACGCTATCGCGTGCTGCGTAAGCCCGATGGTGGTTGGTAAGCAAATGCAGTTCTTCGGTGCTCGCGCTAACCTCGCGAAAACCATGCTGTACGCTATCAACGGCGGCGTTGATGAAAAACTGAAAATGCAGGTAGGCCCGAAATCTGAACCGATCAAAGGCGATCTGCTGAACTTCGACGAAGTCATGGAACGTATGGATCACTTCATGGACTGGCTGGCGAAACAGTACGTCACCGCCCTGAACATCATCCACTACATGCATGACAAATACAGCTACGAAGCTTCGCTGATGGCGCTGCATGATCGCGACGTTATCCGCACCATGGCGTGTGGTATCGCAGGTCTGTCTGTTGCGGCTGACTCCCTGTCTGCCATCAAATACGCGAAAGTTAAACCGATTCGCGATGAAGACGGTCTGGCTATCGACTTCGAAATCGAAGGCGAATACCCGCAGTTCGGTAACAACGACGCTCGCGTGGATGACCTGGCGGTTGACCTGGTAGAACGTTTCATGAAGAAAATTCAGAAACTGAAAACCTACCGCAACGCTATCCCGACCCAGTCCGTGCTGACCATTACCTCTAACGTGGTTTATGGTAAGAAAACCGGTAACACCCCGGATGGCCGCCGCGCTGGCGCACCGTTCGGCCCGGGTGCTAACCCGATGCACGGCCGTGACCAGAAAGGCGCTGTCGCTTCTCTGACCTCGGTTGCTAAACTGCCGTTCGCCTACGCAAAAGATGGTATCTCTTACACCTTCTCTATCGTGCCGAACGCGCTGGGTAAAGACGACGAAGTGCGTAAAACCAACCTGGCGGGCCTGATGGACGGTTACTTCCATCATGAAGCGTCTATCGAAGGCGGTCAGCACCTGAACGTGAACGTCATGAACCGCGAAATGCTGCTGGATGCGATGGAACATCCTGAGAAATACCCGCAGCTGACCATTCGTGTGTCTGGTTACGCGGTGCGTTTCAACTCGCTGACGAAAGAACAGCAGCAGGACGTCATCACCCGTACTTTCACTCAGACAATGTAA
- the pflA gene encoding pyruvate formate lyase 1-activating protein: MSVTGRIHSYESCGTVDGPGIRFITFFQGCLMRCLYCHNRDTWDTHGGKEITVEELMKEVVTYRHFMNASGGGVTASGGEAILQAEFVRDWFRACKKEGIHTCLDTNGFVRRYDPVIDELLEVTDLVMLDLKQMNDEIHQNLVGVSNHRTLEFAKYISAKGIKTWIRYVVVPGWSDDDDSAHRLGEFTRDMGNVEKIELLPYHELGKHKWVAMGEEYKLDGVKPPKKETMERVKGILEQYGHKVMY; encoded by the coding sequence ATGTCAGTTACTGGTCGCATTCACTCCTACGAATCCTGTGGCACCGTTGACGGACCAGGGATCCGCTTTATCACCTTCTTTCAGGGCTGCCTGATGCGCTGTCTCTATTGCCACAACCGCGACACCTGGGACACACACGGCGGCAAAGAGATTACGGTTGAAGAACTGATGAAAGAGGTGGTGACCTACCGGCATTTTATGAACGCGTCCGGCGGCGGCGTCACGGCATCCGGCGGCGAGGCGATACTCCAGGCGGAATTCGTCCGCGACTGGTTCCGCGCCTGTAAGAAAGAAGGCATTCATACCTGTCTCGATACCAACGGTTTCGTACGTCGCTACGATCCGGTTATCGATGAACTGCTGGAAGTAACCGATCTGGTGATGCTCGATCTCAAGCAGATGAACGATGAAATCCACCAGAATCTGGTCGGCGTCTCTAATCACCGCACGCTGGAGTTCGCCAAATATATTTCAGCCAAAGGCATCAAAACCTGGATCCGCTATGTCGTCGTTCCTGGCTGGTCTGATGATGATGATTCCGCACATCGCTTGGGCGAATTTACCCGCGATATGGGAAACGTCGAGAAAATCGAACTGCTGCCCTACCACGAGCTGGGTAAGCATAAATGGGTGGCGATGGGCGAAGAGTATAAGCTTGACGGCGTGAAACCACCGAAAAAGGAAACGATGGAGCGCGTCAAAGGGATCCTTGAGCAGTACGGCCACAAAGTGATGTACTAA
- a CDS encoding MFS transporter, translating to MSIYTRPVLLLLCGLLLLTLAIAVLNTLVPLWLAHENLPTWQVGMVGSSYFTGNLLGTLITGALIKRYGFNRSYYLASLIFAAGCAGLGMTLGFWSWLAWRFIAGVGCAMIWVVVESALMCSGTARNRGRLLAAYMMVYYLGTVAGQLMVSKLPTDLMSVLPWVTGMVMAAILPLLFTRIVNSSSEHQEKTHVWPMFKLRQARLGVNGCIISGIVLGSLYGLMPLYLNHQGVSDSGIGFWMAVMVSAGIIGQWPIGKLADRFGRLLVLRVQVFVVIVGCMAMLAQAAMAPALFVLGAAGFTLYPVAMAWACEKVEHHQLVAMNQALLLSYTIGSLLGPTFTAMLMQSYSDNLLFVMIASVSFVYLMMLMRKAGHHPTPVAHA from the coding sequence ATGTCTATCTATACCCGGCCAGTGCTGCTTTTGCTCTGTGGCCTGCTGCTGTTGACCCTTGCGATAGCGGTGCTGAATACGCTCGTACCGCTGTGGCTGGCCCATGAAAATTTGCCGACCTGGCAGGTTGGTATGGTCGGCTCGTCTTATTTTACCGGCAACCTGCTGGGCACGCTGATTACCGGCGCGCTTATCAAGCGCTATGGATTTAACCGCAGCTACTATCTCGCTTCGCTGATTTTTGCTGCTGGTTGTGCCGGGCTCGGCATGACGCTCGGTTTCTGGAGCTGGCTTGCGTGGCGTTTTATCGCGGGTGTCGGCTGCGCGATGATTTGGGTGGTCGTGGAAAGCGCGCTGATGTGCAGCGGCACGGCACGTAACCGCGGGCGTCTGCTGGCGGCGTATATGATGGTCTACTATCTGGGCACGGTCGCCGGACAACTGATGGTCAGCAAGCTGCCGACCGACCTGATGAGCGTCCTGCCGTGGGTCACTGGCATGGTGATGGCGGCCATTCTGCCACTGCTCTTTACCCGTATCGTGAATAGCAGCAGCGAACATCAGGAAAAAACGCACGTCTGGCCGATGTTTAAGCTGCGTCAGGCGCGTCTTGGCGTTAACGGCTGCATTATCTCCGGTATTGTGCTGGGTTCGCTGTATGGTCTGATGCCGCTGTACCTTAACCATCAGGGCGTGAGCGACTCCGGGATCGGCTTCTGGATGGCGGTGATGGTGAGCGCCGGGATTATTGGCCAGTGGCCTATCGGTAAACTGGCTGACCGTTTCGGGCGTCTGCTGGTGTTGCGTGTGCAGGTATTTGTCGTGATAGTGGGCTGCATGGCGATGCTGGCGCAGGCTGCGATGGCACCAGCGCTGTTTGTTCTTGGTGCCGCCGGTTTTACGCTTTACCCGGTTGCGATGGCCTGGGCGTGTGAAAAGGTTGAGCATCACCAACTGGTGGCGATGAATCAGGCGCTGCTGCTGAGCTATACCATCGGCAGTCTGTTAGGGCCGACTTTTACCGCCATGCTGATGCAGAGCTATTCAGACAACTTACTGTTTGTGATGATTGCCAGCGTATCGTTTGTCTATCTGATGATGCTGATGCGCAAAGCCGGGCATCATCCTACGCCGGTGGCACACGCCTGA
- the serS gene encoding serine--tRNA ligase: MLDPNLLRTEPDAVAEKLARRGFKLDVDKLVALEERRKVLQVKTENLQAERNSRSKSIGQAKARGEDIEPLRLEVNKLGEELDAAKNELDALLAEIRDIALTLPNLPDDEVPLGKDDSENVEVSRWGTPRKFDFEIRDHVTLGETLGGLDFASAVKLTGSRFVVMKGQIARLHRALSQFMLDLHTEEHGYSENYVPYLVNHDTLYGTGQLPKFAGDLFHTRPLEEEADSSNYALIPTAEVPLTNLVRDEIIDEESLPIKMTAHTPCFRSEAGSYGRDTRGLIRMHQFDKVEMVQVVRPEDSMQALEEMTGHAEKVLQLLGLPYRKVLLCSGDMGFGARKTYDLEVWLPAQDTYREISSCSNMWDFQARRMQARCRSKSDKKTRLVHTLNGSGLAVGRTLVAVLENYQQADGRIEIPEVLRPYMKGLEFIG; the protein is encoded by the coding sequence ATGCTCGATCCCAATCTGCTGCGTACCGAGCCAGACGCAGTCGCAGAAAAACTGGCACGCCGGGGCTTTAAGCTGGATGTAGATAAGCTGGTCGCTCTTGAAGAGCGTCGTAAAGTTCTGCAGGTAAAAACTGAAAATCTGCAGGCTGAACGTAACTCGCGATCGAAATCCATCGGCCAGGCGAAAGCGCGTGGGGAGGATATTGAGCCGCTTCGTCTGGAAGTGAACAAACTCGGCGAAGAGCTTGATGCGGCGAAAAATGAGCTGGATGCGCTGCTTGCGGAAATCCGTGATATCGCGCTGACCCTGCCTAACCTGCCGGATGATGAAGTGCCGCTGGGTAAAGATGACAGCGAAAACGTAGAAGTGAGCCGTTGGGGCACGCCGCGTAAATTCGATTTCGAAATCCGCGACCACGTGACGCTGGGTGAGACGCTGGGCGGCCTGGATTTTGCGAGCGCCGTGAAGCTGACCGGCTCACGTTTTGTGGTTATGAAAGGGCAGATTGCCCGCCTGCACCGCGCGCTGTCGCAGTTTATGCTGGATCTGCATACCGAAGAGCATGGCTATAGCGAAAACTATGTGCCGTATCTGGTGAACCACGACACGCTCTACGGTACGGGTCAGTTGCCGAAATTCGCAGGCGATCTGTTCCACACGCGTCCGCTGGAAGAAGAAGCCGACAGCAGCAACTATGCGCTGATCCCGACCGCAGAAGTGCCGCTGACGAACCTCGTGCGCGATGAGATCATCGACGAAGAGTCGCTGCCGATCAAAATGACCGCGCATACGCCGTGCTTCCGCTCTGAAGCGGGTTCTTACGGCCGCGACACCCGTGGTCTTATTCGTATGCACCAGTTCGATAAAGTGGAAATGGTGCAGGTTGTACGTCCGGAAGATTCCATGCAGGCGCTGGAAGAAATGACCGGCCACGCGGAGAAAGTGCTGCAACTGCTCGGTCTTCCGTACCGTAAAGTGCTGCTGTGCTCTGGCGATATGGGCTTCGGCGCGCGTAAAACCTATGACCTGGAAGTCTGGCTTCCGGCGCAGGATACGTACCGCGAAATCTCTTCCTGCTCCAATATGTGGGATTTCCAGGCGCGTCGCATGCAGGCACGCTGCCGCAGCAAGTCTGATAAAAAGACCCGCCTGGTTCACACCCTGAACGGTTCTGGTCTGGCGGTTGGACGTACGCTGGTCGCTGTGCTGGAGAACTATCAGCAGGCGGATGGCCGCATCGAAATTCCTGAAGTGCTGCGTCCGTATATGAAAGGTCTTGAATTCATCGGCTAA
- the rarA gene encoding replication-associated recombination protein RarA yields the protein MGNLSLDFSDNTFQPLAARMRPENLAQYIGQQHLLAPGKPLPRAIEAGHLHSMILWGPPGTGKTTLAEVIGRYANADVERISAVTSGVKEIREAIERARQNRNAGRRTILFVDEVHRFNKSQQDAFLPHIEDGTITFIGATTENPSFELNSALLSRARVYLLKSLTVEDIEQVLTQAMTDRERGYGGQDIVLPDETRLAIAELVNGDARRALNTLEMMADMAPTDDSGKRVLRPELLTEIAGERSARFDNKGDRFYDLISALHKSVRGSAPDAALYWYARIISAGGDPLYVARRCLAIASEDVGNADPRAMQVAISAWDCFTRVGPAEGERAIAQAIVYLACAPKSNAVYTAFKAALKDARERPDYDVPEHLRNAPTKLMKEMGYGQEYRYAHDEPNAYAAGEDYFPAEMAQTRYYHPTNRGLEGKIGEKLAWLAEQDQKSPTKRYR from the coding sequence GTGGGCAATCTTTCGCTCGATTTTTCCGATAACACCTTTCAGCCACTGGCCGCGCGTATGCGGCCAGAAAATCTGGCGCAGTACATCGGGCAGCAGCATCTGCTGGCGCCCGGTAAGCCACTCCCCCGCGCGATCGAAGCCGGGCATCTCCACTCGATGATCCTTTGGGGGCCGCCTGGCACTGGTAAAACGACACTGGCCGAAGTGATTGGTCGCTACGCGAACGCTGATGTGGAGCGTATTTCGGCGGTGACATCCGGCGTGAAAGAGATCCGTGAGGCTATCGAGCGCGCCCGCCAGAACCGCAACGCGGGCCGCCGCACGATTTTGTTCGTTGACGAGGTGCATCGGTTTAACAAAAGCCAGCAGGACGCTTTCCTGCCGCATATCGAAGACGGCACCATTACGTTTATTGGCGCGACAACGGAAAACCCGTCGTTTGAGTTGAATTCCGCGCTGCTTTCACGCGCGCGTGTCTATCTGCTGAAATCGCTGACGGTGGAGGACATCGAACAGGTATTGACCCAGGCGATGACCGACCGTGAGCGCGGCTACGGCGGACAGGATATCGTCTTACCGGATGAAACCCGCCTCGCGATTGCCGAGCTGGTCAACGGTGACGCGCGCCGCGCGCTGAATACGCTGGAAATGATGGCCGATATGGCACCCACCGACGACAGCGGCAAACGGGTGCTCAGGCCCGAACTGCTGACGGAAATCGCTGGTGAGCGCAGCGCTCGCTTCGATAATAAAGGCGACCGTTTTTACGATTTGATCTCTGCACTGCATAAGTCGGTGCGCGGTTCAGCGCCGGATGCGGCGCTCTACTGGTATGCGCGTATTATCAGCGCAGGCGGCGATCCGCTGTATGTTGCGCGGCGCTGTCTGGCCATCGCCTCGGAAGATGTCGGTAACGCCGATCCGCGCGCCATGCAGGTGGCCATTTCTGCGTGGGACTGCTTTACGCGCGTCGGCCCGGCGGAAGGCGAAAGGGCGATTGCGCAGGCGATTGTCTATCTTGCCTGCGCGCCGAAGAGCAACGCGGTTTATACCGCTTTCAAGGCGGCGCTGAAAGATGCCCGCGAGCGCCCGGATTACGATGTGCCGGAACATCTGCGCAACGCCCCGACGAAGCTAATGAAAGAGATGGGCTACGGGCAGGAGTATCGTTATGCGCATGATGAGCCTAACGCCTATGCCGCTGGCGAAGACTATTTCCCCGCCGAAATGGCACAAACGCGCTACTATCATCCCACCAACAGAGGTCTTGAAGGCAAGATTGGCGAAAAGCTAGCCTGGCTTGCTGAGCAGGATCAGAAAAGCCCCACAAAACGCTACCGCTAA
- the lolA gene encoding outer membrane lipoprotein chaperone LolA produces the protein MKKIAVTCALLSAFAVSSVWADAADDLKSRLDKVSSFHASFTQKVTDGSGAAVQEGQGDLWVKRPNLFNWHMTQPDESVLISDGKTLWFYNPFVEQASATWLKDATSNTPFMLIARNQSSDWQQYNIKQNGDDFVLTPKSASGNLKQFTINVSRDGTINQFSAVEQDDQRSSYQLKSQQNGAVDMSKFTFTPPQGVTVDDQRNK, from the coding sequence ATGAAAAAAATCGCCGTTACCTGTGCTTTGCTTTCTGCGTTTGCCGTATCGTCCGTGTGGGCGGATGCCGCAGACGATTTGAAAAGCCGCCTTGATAAAGTCAGCAGCTTCCACGCCAGCTTCACCCAGAAAGTGACCGATGGCAGCGGCGCTGCCGTTCAGGAAGGTCAGGGCGATCTGTGGGTCAAACGTCCGAATCTTTTCAACTGGCATATGACGCAGCCGGATGAAAGCGTGCTGATTTCCGATGGCAAGACGCTGTGGTTCTATAACCCGTTTGTTGAACAGGCGAGCGCGACCTGGCTGAAAGACGCGACCAGCAATACGCCGTTTATGCTGATTGCGCGTAACCAGAGCAGTGACTGGCAGCAGTACAACATTAAGCAAAACGGCGATGATTTTGTGCTGACGCCAAAATCAGCCAGCGGCAACCTGAAGCAGTTCACCATTAACGTGAGCCGCGACGGCACCATCAATCAATTCAGCGCCGTCGAACAGGACGACCAGCGCAGCAGCTATCAGCTGAAATCTCAGCAGAATGGCGCTGTGGATATGAGCAAATTTACCTTTACGCCGCCGCAGGGCGTAACGGTGGATGACCAGCGTAATAAGTAA